A single Lactuca sativa cultivar Salinas chromosome 8, Lsat_Salinas_v11, whole genome shotgun sequence DNA region contains:
- the LOC111909454 gene encoding ras-related protein RABE1c, with protein sequence MAAPPARARADYDYLIKLLLIGDSGVGKSCLLLRFSDGSFTTSFITTIGIDFKIRTVELDGKRIKLQIWDTAGQERFRTITTAYYRGAMGILLVYDVTDESSFNNIRNWIRNIEQHASDNVNKILVGNKADMDESKRAVPTAKGQALADEYGIKFFETSAKTNLNVEQVFFSIAKDIKQRLSDTDSKAEPSTIKINQPDATAGNGQLGQKSACCGS encoded by the exons ATGGCTGCTCCACCAGCAAGGGCACGAGCAGATTATGATTACCTTATTAAGCTCCTTCTGATCGGTGATAGCG GTGTGGGTAAAAGTTGCCTTCTTTTGCGTTTTTCTGATGGTTCTTTCACCACTAGTTTCATCACTACAATTGG TATTGATTTCAAGATAAGAACCGTTGAACTCGATGGCAAACGGATCAAACTCCAAATTTGGGACACAGCTGGTCAAGAACGATTCCGAACCATCACAACAG CTTACTACAGGGGTGCTATGGGAATTTTATTGGTGTATGATGTTACTGACGAATCATCTTTCAACA ACATAAGAAACTGGATTCGCAACATTGAACAACATGCTTCAGACAATGTTAACAAGATTCTTGTTGGGAATAAAGCTGATATGGATGAAAGCAAAAGG GCTGTTCCGACTGCAAAGGGTCAAGCTCTTGCGGATGAATATGGCATTAAGTTTTTTGAAACT AGTGCAAAAACGAACCTAAATGTGGAGCAAGTTTTCTTTTCAATAGCGAAGGATATCAAGCAAAGGCTTTCAGATACTGATTCCAAGGCGGAG CCATCAACTATTAAAATTAATCAACCAGATGCAACAGCTGGGAATGGTCAACTTGGACAGAAATCAGCTTGCTGTGGCTCTTAA
- the LOC111909455 gene encoding uncharacterized protein LOC111909455, with protein sequence MASQRLTEYERKRLENIKRNDELLASLKIHSKLADLSASAKRNREQTKSYKISPQKKAKSETPIVIRRSLRTQGKKPDSPGLADDFNESPKKQTTLKSQVTPDKSARELKPLLMRDVRVSSELDEPFVRKILSVSKDSPSNGAKNGVGMRVTASIDLESMELMPENIARVVPNRILSVKFFPSADMRMVVVGNKFGDVGFWNIDSETEDGDGIYMYRPHPAPVSSICIQPFSMNKIVTCSYHGLIRTLDVKKEIFDLTYSTEDAIFSMSQRSDDVNSLYFGEGQGVLRVWDERSKSSSMAWNLHDSRINTIDFSPANTNLMVTSSSDGSACIWDLRKLGKKSNPDSVKEIRRERAVHSAYFSPSGNLLATTSLDDKIGVVSGANYDDEFLLYHYNQTGRWLSSFKGVWGWDDSYVFVGNMKRGVDVISTEEKRIVTTLESPHMTAIPCRFDAHPLNPGMLAGATSGGQVYVWSL encoded by the exons ATGGCGTCTCAGAGACTCACGGAGTACGAGCGTAAAcgccttgaaaacatcaaacGCAACGACGAACTGCTCGCGTCTCTCAAGATCCATTCCAAGCTTGCCGATCTATCAGCATCCGCCAAGCGTAACAG GGAACAGACTAAATCTTACAAAATTAGTCCACAGAAGAAAGCAAAATCCGAAACCCCAATTGTAATCCGTAGATCTCTAAGAACCCAAGGAAAAAAGCCAGATTCTCCAGGGTTAGCAGATGATTTCAACGAATCTCCTAAGAAACAAACAACACTCAAATCACAAGTCACGCCTGATAAATCCGCTCGAGAATTGAAGCCGCTTCTTATGAGAGACGTGAGGGTTTCTTCTGAGTTGGATGAACCATTTGTCAGGAAGATTCTGAGTGTATCTAAGGACTCGCCATCAAATGGAGCAAAGAATGGAGTTGGAATGAGGGTTACAGCTTCGATTGATTTGGAATCGATGGAGTTGATGCCAGAGAATATTGCTCGTGTTGTACCTAACAGGATACTGTCAGTTAAATTCTTTCCGTCTGCAGATATGAGGATGGTTGTTGTGGGGAACAAATTTGGGGATGTAGGGTTTTGGAATATCGATTCAGAAACTGAAGATGGCGATGGGATTTACATGTATCGTCCTCATCCAGCTCCTGTTTCATCGATTTGTATTCAACCTTTTTCAATGAACAAG ATCGTTACATGTTCTTACCATGGTCTTATTCGCACATTAGATGTCAAGAAGGAGATATTTGATCTTACTTATTCCACTGAAGATGCGATTTTTTCAATGTCTCAAAGATCTGATGATGTAAACTCGCTATATTTTGGTGAAGGCCAAGGAGTTCTTCGTGTTTGGGATGAAAGATCTAAGAGCTCATCAATGGCTTGGAACTTGCATGATTCTAGGATCAACACCATAGATTTTAGTCCAGCAAACACCAATTTAATGGTGACAAGCTCATCAGATGGAAGTGCCTGCATTTGGGATTTGAGAAAACTCGGTAAAAAAAGTAATCCTGATTCTGTCAAAGAGATTAGACGTGAGAGGGCTGTACATTCTGCTTACTTCTCTCCTTCAGGCAACCTTCTTGCTACAACAAG TCTTGATGATAAGATTGGAGTGGTAAGTGGAGCAAATTATGATGATGAGTTTTTGCTATATCATTACAATCAGACGGGTAGATGGCTTTCTTCATTCAA GGGCGTGTGGGGATGGGATGATTCATATGTATTTGTGGGAAATATGAAGAGAGGGGTTGATGTTATTTCTACTGAAGAGAAGAGAATTGTTACTACTCTTGAGAGTCCTCACATGACTGCAATACCATGTCGTTTTGATGCGCATCCTTTGAATCCTGGAATGCTTGCTGGGGCGACCAGTGGTGGCCAGGTTTATGTATGGAGTTTATAG
- the LOC111909427 gene encoding zinc finger protein ZAT11 — MKRNWDDDREIENLAMANCMMLLNRVGRSDSGRIFHCKTCNKQFSSFQALGGHRTSHRRPKLNDESPAKAKTHECSICGLEFELGQALGGHMRKHRDSLAAAEKIFPRKMAMPVVEEVDGGGRGLCLDLNLTPFQNEIKIWSRNGRTAGIAT; from the coding sequence ATGAAGAGAAATTGGGATGACGATCGAGAAATTGAGAACTTAGCCATGGCCAACTGCATGATGCTCCTGAACCGCGTCGGCCGATCAGATTCCGGTAGGATTTTCCATTGCAAGACATGCAACAAACAGTTCTCGTCGTTTCAAGCGCTCGGCGGCCACCGTACAAGCCACAGACGGCCTAAATTAAACGATGAATCTCCGGCAAAGGCTAAGACACATGAATGTTCCATTTGCGGATTGGAGTTTGAGCTTGGGCAGGCGTTGGGTGGTCACATGCGGAAGCACCGTGACAGTCTGGCGGCGGCGGAGAAGATTTTTCCGAGGAAAATGGCGATGCCGGTGGTGGAGGAGGTTGACGGCGGCGGAAGAGGGTTGTGTTTGGATTTGAATTTGACACCCTTTCAGAACGAAATCAAGATCTGGAGTCGTAATGGTAGAACGGCGGGAATTGCTACTTAG
- the LOC111909456 gene encoding protein ALP1-like: MGPIRGNKKKRKIELKVDIENVFASGSSEEGSFDWWDEFSKRIAGSLSPSKGLDQFETVFKVSRKTFNYICSLVTEPMMTKSSNFIFLNGKSMSIKDQVGLALRRLSSGDSLIGVANFFGTNHSTVSQVTWRFVEAIEEHGLHHLQWPSKEEEMAKIKSKFENIRGLPNCCGAIDSTHIMMLLSASERSIDVWLDRKDNHSMILQAIVDPDMRFRDIVTGWPGKMDDASVLQKSTFFELAEKHERLNGPKLKLSEKTQLQEYIVGDSAFPLLPWLITPYQGRDLPETKSEFNKRHFATRLVAQRALARLKDMWKMIQGVMWRPDKHRLPRVVLACCILHNIVIDMEDDVLDELTLNVTHQHDLGYRPEVCEVADNNASLSREKLALYLSGRLPA, from the exons ATGGGTCCAATAAGAGGAAACAAGAAGAAAAGGAAAATAGAGTTGAAAGTCGATATTGAAAATGTTTTCGCTTCTGGGTCTTCTGAAGAGGGCTCTTTTGATTGGTGGGACGAGTTCTCCAAGCGGATTGCTG GTTCATTATCTCCATCAAAAGGTCTGGATCAATTTGAGACAGTTTTCAAGGTTTCAAGAAAGACATTCAACTACATATGCTCACTAGTAACCGAACCAATGATGACAAAATCATCAAACTTTATTTTCTTAAATGGGAAATCAATGTCCATTAAAGATCAAGTGGGTTTAGCTTTAAGAAGGCTGAGCTCCGGCGACTCTTTGATCGGAGTAGCCAACTTCTTTGGTACAAACCACTCCACAGTCTCTCAGGTGACCTGGCGGTTTGTGGAGGCGATTGAAGAACACGGGCTCCACCACCTCCAATGGCCTTCTAAAGAAGAGGAAATGgcaaaaattaaatcaaaatttgaaaatattAGAGGCCTTCCAAATTGTTGTGGAGCAATTGATTCCACTCATATTATGATGTTGCTCTCTGCTTCTGAACGATCCATTGATGTTTGGCTTGATCGTAAGGACAATCACAGTATGATTTTGCAG GCGATCGTGGACCCCGATATGAGGTTCCGTGACATAGTCACAGGATGGCCCGGAAAAATGGACGATGCATCTGTACTCCAAAAGTCAACTTTCTTTGAATTAGCAGAAAAACACGAAAGACTAAACGGACCAAAACTAAAACTTTCAGAAAAAACCCAACTCCAAGAATACATAGTTGGAGACTCGGCTTTTCCTCTACTCCCATGGCTAATAACACCTTACCAAGGTCGAGATCTTCCGGAAACAAAATCAGAATTCAACAAACGACACTTTGCAACAAGATTGGTGGCTCAGAGAGCATTGGCCCGCCTTAAAGACATGTGGAAGATGATTCAAGGAGTGATGTGGCGACCCGATAAACATCGGTTACCTAGAGTTGTTCTTGCATGTTGTATCCTTCATAATATTGTGATTGACATGGAAGATGATGTGTTGGATGAGTTGACTTTGAATGTGACACATCAGCATGACTTGGGGTATCGGCCTGAGGTTTGTGAAGTGGCGGATAACAACGCGTCGCTTTCGAGAGAGAAGTTGGCGCTTTATTTGTCCGGGAGATTGCCAGCTTGA